Proteins from a genomic interval of Pseudoruegeria sp. SHC-113:
- the cobU gene encoding bifunctional adenosylcobinamide kinase/adenosylcobinamide-phosphate guanylyltransferase, producing MMQPKRSFVIGGASSGKSSWAETHAKQLDARPFYIATAQAFDAEMREKIYAHQKQRGAAWDTIEAPLQVAEALGTLPAGRAALLDCATLWLTNHLLAEHDLEAEEAALLAAISACKADLVIVSNEVGGGIVPENALSRRFRAAQGRLNQKLAAQASVVVTVIAGLPLALKGQLP from the coding sequence ATGATGCAGCCAAAGCGGAGTTTCGTGATCGGCGGGGCCAGCAGCGGGAAATCGTCCTGGGCGGAAACCCATGCAAAACAATTGGATGCAAGGCCCTTCTACATCGCCACGGCGCAGGCATTTGATGCGGAAATGCGCGAAAAAATTTATGCGCATCAGAAACAACGCGGCGCGGCGTGGGACACGATCGAAGCGCCGCTGCAGGTGGCTGAAGCGCTTGGTACCCTGCCCGCCGGACGTGCCGCGCTGCTGGATTGCGCCACACTCTGGCTCACCAACCACCTGCTCGCCGAGCATGATCTGGAAGCCGAGGAAGCTGCACTTCTGGCCGCCATCAGCGCCTGCAAGGCGGATCTTGTGATCGTCAGCAATGAAGTGGGCGGAGGGATTGTGCCCGAGAACGCGCTCTCCCGGCGGTTCCGTGCGGCGCAGGGGCGGCTGAACCAGAAGCTGGCCGCACAAGCGAGCGTCGTGGTGACGGTGATCGCGGGCCTGCCGCTCGCGCTGAAAGGCCAGTTGCCATGA
- a CDS encoding glutathione S-transferase — MTYDLALADRSYSSWSLRGWLLFEKFNIPVRTRFARLYTEAFPAMMADFAPARTVPALRTPGGTVIPESLAIAEELASRHPDAGLLPADPTKRAVARALMAEMHAGFTALRSACPMNMRVSYQGFEPDEAVQKDLRRLEEIWAWAREATGSEGPWLCGDYCAADAFFAPVAARVAGYGLKIAPAAQSYVEAHLADPAFRRWRAMGLVDGEPQAFYKRDFALVPWPGPTPLPARAVAGSEAENSACPYSGKPVTHVLELDGRRFGFCNAFCRDKTVADAEAWPAFLDLYHS, encoded by the coding sequence ATGACCTATGACCTCGCTCTCGCCGATCGTTCCTATTCCAGCTGGTCCCTGCGTGGATGGCTGCTGTTCGAGAAATTCAACATCCCCGTGCGGACCCGCTTCGCCCGGCTCTACACCGAGGCTTTCCCGGCCATGATGGCCGATTTTGCCCCCGCCCGCACGGTGCCTGCGCTGCGCACACCCGGCGGCACGGTGATCCCGGAGTCGCTCGCCATCGCGGAGGAGCTCGCGAGCCGCCACCCGGACGCGGGCCTGCTGCCCGCTGATCCGACAAAACGCGCCGTCGCCCGTGCCTTGATGGCCGAGATGCACGCCGGGTTCACCGCCCTGCGCTCCGCCTGCCCGATGAACATGCGCGTGTCTTATCAAGGCTTTGAGCCGGATGAAGCCGTGCAAAAAGACCTGCGCCGCCTTGAGGAGATCTGGGCCTGGGCGAGGGAGGCCACCGGCAGTGAAGGCCCCTGGCTCTGCGGCGACTACTGCGCGGCAGATGCGTTTTTCGCCCCCGTGGCGGCGCGCGTGGCGGGCTACGGGCTGAAAATCGCCCCAGCGGCGCAAAGCTATGTGGAAGCGCATCTTGCCGACCCGGCCTTCCGCCGCTGGCGCGCCATGGGGCTGGTGGATGGCGAACCGCAGGCGTTCTACAAACGCGATTTCGCGCTGGTGCCCTGGCCCGGCCCCACGCCCCTGCCCGCCCGCGCGGTTGCAGGAAGCGAGGCGGAAAACAGCGCCTGCCCCTACTCCGGCAAACCTGTGACCCACGTGCTGGAACTCGATGGCCGCCGTTTCGGGTTCTGCAACGCTTTCTGCCGCGACAAGACCGTCGCCGATGCCGAAGCCTGGCCGGCCTTCCTCGATCTTTACCATTCCTAA
- a CDS encoding RNA polymerase factor sigma-32 translates to MPKDMTSTMSMPRQAMKAELLDAETELQLAYAWRDHRDEAALHRLVTAYMRLAISMASKFRRYGAPMNDLIQEASLGLMKAADKFDPDRGVRFSTYAVWWIKASIQDYVMRNWSMVRTGTTASQKSLFFNMKRVQARLEREAGANGEHLDAFQIQQMIATEIGVPLADVQMMSGRLAGSDFSLNAQQSSDEEGREWIEALEDDGPQAAEQVEDMHDSATMSQWIADALSTLNERERFIVQARKLQEDPRTLQSLGEELGLSKERVRQLESIAFDKMRKHMADQSPQVLAYLN, encoded by the coding sequence ATGCCGAAAGACATGACGAGCACAATGTCCATGCCGCGCCAGGCCATGAAGGCCGAACTTCTGGACGCGGAAACCGAACTTCAACTTGCTTACGCGTGGCGCGATCACCGCGACGAAGCCGCGCTGCACCGCCTTGTCACCGCCTACATGCGGCTGGCGATTTCCATGGCCAGCAAATTCCGCCGCTATGGCGCGCCCATGAATGACCTCATTCAGGAAGCGAGCCTTGGCCTGATGAAAGCGGCGGACAAATTTGATCCCGATCGCGGCGTGCGTTTCTCCACCTACGCTGTGTGGTGGATCAAAGCGTCGATCCAGGACTACGTGATGCGCAACTGGTCCATGGTGCGCACTGGTACCACGGCGAGCCAGAAGTCCCTGTTTTTCAACATGAAACGTGTGCAGGCCCGGCTTGAGCGCGAGGCAGGGGCAAATGGTGAGCATCTGGACGCGTTCCAGATCCAACAGATGATCGCCACCGAGATCGGCGTACCGCTGGCCGATGTGCAGATGATGTCGGGCCGCCTTGCGGGCTCTGATTTCTCGCTCAACGCGCAGCAATCTTCCGACGAAGAGGGCCGCGAGTGGATTGAGGCCTTGGAGGATGATGGCCCGCAAGCTGCTGAGCAGGTGGAAGACATGCACGACAGCGCCACCATGAGCCAATGGATCGCAGATGCGCTGAGCACCCTGAATGAGCGCGAGCGCTTCATCGTGCAGGCCCGCAAGCTGCAGGAAGATCCGCGCACTCTGCAGAGCCTTGGCGAGGAACTTGGGCTTTCCAAGGAACGTGTGCGCCAGCTCGAAAGCATCGCGTTTGACAAGATGCGCAAGCATATGGCCGATCAAAGCCCGCAGGTGCTGGCCTATCTGAACTGA
- a CDS encoding histidine phosphatase family protein yields the protein MIRFWWVRHGPTHETAFTGWRDVPADLSDTALIARVSEALPEGAPVISSDLRRAVDTATAIAGTRPRLPHRAGLREFDFGAWDGKHWREVAESHPELSRRYWEEPGEAAPPGGESWNTAARRIRTEIDALCAAPPAADIILVAHFGTILTQVQRGLGVSAYEALAHRIDNLSITRIDVDEGQWSAPLINHVP from the coding sequence ATGATCCGCTTTTGGTGGGTGCGCCACGGCCCGACCCATGAAACCGCCTTCACCGGCTGGCGCGACGTCCCGGCCGATCTGTCCGACACCGCCCTGATCGCCCGCGTGTCCGAAGCCCTGCCTGAGGGGGCCCCCGTGATCTCCTCCGATCTGCGCCGCGCGGTCGACACCGCCACCGCCATCGCCGGCACCCGCCCGCGCCTGCCCCACCGCGCAGGCCTGCGCGAGTTCGATTTCGGCGCATGGGACGGCAAACACTGGCGCGAGGTCGCCGAGAGCCACCCGGAGCTTTCCCGCCGCTACTGGGAAGAACCCGGCGAAGCCGCCCCTCCGGGTGGGGAAAGCTGGAACACCGCCGCGCGCCGCATCCGCACCGAGATCGACGCGCTCTGCGCCGCGCCTCCTGCCGCCGACATCATCCTCGTGGCACATTTCGGCACCATCCTGACGCAAGTGCAGCGCGGCCTTGGCGTGAGCGCATACGAGGCATTGGCGCACAGGATCGACAACCTTTCCATCACGCGGATCGACGTTGATGAAGGCCAATGGAGCGCCCCGCTGATCAATCACGTTCCGTGA